In one Caballeronia sp. M1242 genomic region, the following are encoded:
- a CDS encoding HEPN/Toprim-associated domain-containing protein, with the protein MPETELDAQRLELDFAYPVTADDLRRRLGRAGFTRTTLEQEYLTHHRAHSGESGNMFFSTYPDSGRAFARAEAYQAATLDDWLVALAKAVKDGVTYVTRNVTTPSDLLVDIITGRDHPTSDKFWPRHNLSGFPCASLDNMAVALLEVTNGDALCEQEVSMFVEYQGDSSFDDMRLRKKPRQNEVIFDDQEDI; encoded by the coding sequence TTGCCAGAGACCGAACTCGACGCCCAACGGCTCGAGCTGGACTTCGCATATCCGGTGACCGCTGACGACCTGCGCCGGCGCCTGGGGCGCGCGGGGTTCACTCGCACGACGTTGGAGCAGGAGTACCTGACGCACCATCGAGCGCATTCTGGGGAGTCAGGAAATATGTTCTTCAGCACTTATCCCGACTCGGGGAGAGCATTTGCTCGTGCTGAAGCGTATCAAGCTGCCACGCTGGACGACTGGCTTGTGGCTCTCGCGAAGGCCGTCAAAGACGGCGTGACTTATGTCACAAGGAACGTCACGACGCCCAGCGACCTCCTTGTGGACATCATTACTGGTCGGGACCACCCCACCAGTGACAAATTTTGGCCCCGCCACAATCTATCCGGTTTTCCTTGCGCCTCACTCGACAACATGGCGGTGGCGCTGCTGGAGGTCACAAACGGCGACGCATTGTGCGAGCAAGAGGTCTCTATGTTCGTTGAATATCAGGGCGACTCGTCGTTCGACGACATGCGGTTGCGGAAGAAGCCTCGGCAAAACGAAGTCATTTTCGACGACCAAGAAGACATCTAA
- a CDS encoding GntR family transcriptional regulator, with translation MTSEPCHEQTWWQLPAAALRQIKDTLRERILDGTYAPHSHMPSEHELCAMLGVSRITVWQALGDLQKEGLLFRLRGNGTFVSKPKAFQNVPLGHADVSIEATLADEDIAGALRVEDGSPVLRIERLPHDASGNPVDFEFLYFRGDAFQYRQRVDSQKTRARGRNNQ, from the coding sequence ATGACAAGCGAGCCATGTCACGAACAAACTTGGTGGCAATTACCCGCAGCCGCTTTACGCCAGATCAAGGACACGCTGCGCGAGCGCATTCTAGATGGCACCTATGCGCCGCACAGCCACATGCCTTCCGAACACGAGCTTTGCGCAATGCTCGGCGTCAGTCGCATCACCGTCTGGCAGGCGCTGGGCGATCTGCAAAAAGAGGGACTTCTGTTCCGACTGCGTGGCAACGGGACCTTCGTGTCGAAGCCTAAGGCGTTCCAGAATGTGCCGCTTGGTCATGCCGATGTTTCGATCGAAGCGACTCTCGCGGACGAGGATATTGCTGGGGCCCTGCGCGTCGAAGATGGCAGCCCTGTGCTGAGAATCGAACGCCTGCCGCACGATGCATCCGGCAATCCGGTCGACTTTGAATTTCTGTATTTCCGCGGGGACGCGTTTCAGTACCGGCAGCGCGTAGACAGTCAGAAAACCCGTGCGCGGGGAAGGAATAACCAATGA
- a CDS encoding HEPN/Toprim-associated domain-containing protein codes for MEECVVHATIGGYPIASTVNSYNRWRFRPEDRIIRCRRRDQRNPLPHIMSTDKSDADVVEMQFVYSTTTDTLRQRLGRAGFSRASLDKEFWDYYERFVFMSDPGSLHFTGESADAYSRAFSGTLDDWLDALAEAVKAGVTPARRAADGFTPTGNPLADIITGPDKPKFEELQPAHGLLGFPCSSFDNMAVALLEVTAGNAVCELDVTSFILHRGDITFDDMLGRRDEY; via the coding sequence ATGGAAGAATGCGTCGTACACGCCACTATCGGTGGCTATCCGATTGCAAGCACTGTCAACAGCTACAACCGCTGGCGCTTCCGGCCCGAAGACCGAATCATTCGGTGCCGGCGAAGGGACCAGCGCAATCCGCTCCCCCATATCATGTCCACCGACAAGTCGGATGCCGACGTGGTCGAGATGCAATTCGTATACTCCACCACCACGGATACTCTGCGCCAACGGCTCGGGCGCGCCGGGTTCAGCCGCGCATCGTTAGACAAGGAGTTTTGGGACTACTACGAAAGGTTTGTCTTCATGTCGGACCCGGGTTCCTTGCACTTCACCGGCGAGTCCGCCGATGCTTACAGTCGCGCCTTCTCGGGCACGCTCGATGATTGGCTTGATGCGTTGGCAGAGGCGGTGAAAGCTGGGGTGACCCCGGCTCGGCGTGCAGCCGACGGTTTCACGCCAACAGGTAATCCGCTCGCAGACATCATCACCGGACCGGACAAACCCAAGTTCGAGGAGCTTCAACCGGCACATGGTCTCCTGGGATTTCCATGCAGTTCGTTCGACAACATGGCAGTTGCGTTGCTGGAGGTCACTGCCGGAAATGCCGTATGCGAGCTGGATGTAACGTCGTTCATCTTGCATCGAGGCGACATCACGTTCGACGACATGCTAGGCCGTAGAGACGAATACTGA